A window from Mus caroli chromosome 2, CAROLI_EIJ_v1.1, whole genome shotgun sequence encodes these proteins:
- the LOC110288151 gene encoding cystatin-C: MASPLRSMLLLLAVLAVAWAATPKQGPRMLGAPEEADVNEEGVRRALDFAVSEYNKGNNDAYHSRAIQVVRARKQLVAGVNYLLDVEMGRTTCTKSQTNLTDCPFHDQPHLMRKALCSFQIYSVPWKGTHSLTKFSCKNA; this comes from the exons ATGGCCAGCCCGCTGCGCTCAATGCTGCTCCTGCTGGCCGTCCTGGCCGTGGCCTGGGCGGCGACCCCAAAGCAAGGCCCGCGAATGTTGGGAGCCCCGGAGGAGGCAGATGTCAACGAGGAAGGCGTGCGGCGAGCGTTGGACTTCGCTGTGAGCGAGTACAACAAGGGCAACAACGATGCGTACCACAGCCGCGCCATACAGGTGGTGAGAGCTCGTAAGCAG CTCGTGGCTGGAGTAAACTATCTTTTGGATGTGGAGATGGGCCGAACTACATGTACCAAGTCCCAGACAAATTTGACTGACTGTCCTTTCCATGACCAGCCCCATCTGATGAGG AAGGCACTCTGCTCCTTCCAGATCTACAGCGTGCCCTGGAAAGGCACACACTCCCTGACAAAATTCAGCTGCAAAAATGCCTAA